The window ACCGGTTTTAACGCCTTCGATTTTATCGACAACGTCCTGACCTTCAACAACTTTACCGAATACGGCATAGCCCCAACCCTGTGCGGTTGGTGCTGTGAAGTTCAGGAAATCGTTGTCTTTGGCATTGATGAAAAACTGGGCTGTAGCCGATTGCGGGTCGTTGGTGCGCGCCATGGCAATGGTGTACTTGTCGTTTTTCAGGCCGTTATCGGCTTCATTTTTGATCGGTGCTTCGGTTGATTTTTGTTTCATGTCAACGTCAAAACCACCACCCTGAATCATGAAGCCTTTGATCACGCGGTGAAAAATCAGGTTGTCGAAGAAACCATTATTGACGTATTTCAGAAAGTTTTCTGTGGTAACCGGTGCTTTTTCAGCATTCAGTTCCAGAACGATGTCGCCCTGATTGGTTTGCAGTTTGACCTGTGGTTGACTCATGGAGGTTTCCTTTTTAGTTGAAGAATTTGCGGCATAGGCCGTTTGTAGCGCGGCAACCGACAACACGGCCCCTAGCGCGAAGCCGGCGATACGGCGTGAGAATGCGAATGGTGATATCACGTTTATTTCCCTTCGATGATGCGTCCGACCGCCTGCGCCTGGGCTGCCGCCCCGGGGATGCCGTTGCGGGAAGCATCGGCAAACGCTTTCTGCGACAGCATCAATTGCACCATACCCATGTTGCGCAATGCAACCCCATAACGTGGATTGATTGACAGGGCCGTTTTGAGTGCCTCGTAAGCCGGGTCGGTGAGACCCGCCTGAAGATAGAGCGCCGCCATATTGTTCCATGGTTCGGCCAGTTCCGGATAGCTGGAGGTCATGCTGCGATAAACCTCCAGTGCCTGCGGCCTGCGATCAAGCGCCGCCAGCGCGCGTCCTTTCAGAAACAGCAATTGAACATCGGTTGCCGGCGCGATAATGCGGTCATTGGCATTCTGGCGCTGTTCAATTTCCTTTAGTGCCTTGGCTGCCTGGCCCTGCGTGATCATGGTACTCAGGCGGCTGGCGGCACCCGATGCCGTTTCCGGGATGGATGTGTCAACCGAGGGCTCCAGCTTTTTCAGCACATTTGCCAGCCCCTGCCAGCCGGGCTCGCGTGCATTGGCGCTGTTGTCCTGAGAGTACATTGGGGAAGGGATGCCATTATCCTGGCGGGCTGATGGTGTCGAGCCGGCCTGATACGGAGTTGTCGCCTGCTGGGCCACTGCCTGCAGCGCTGGCAACAGGCACAGGGAGTACACTAACAGCGAACGGTGAATAACATTAAGTTTCACAGCGCTTATCCAGAAAATCGTGAAAGAAA of the Advenella mimigardefordensis DPN7 genome contains:
- a CDS encoding tetratricopeptide repeat protein yields the protein MKLNVIHRSLLVYSLCLLPALQAVAQQATTPYQAGSTPSARQDNGIPSPMYSQDNSANAREPGWQGLANVLKKLEPSVDTSIPETASGAASRLSTMITQGQAAKALKEIEQRQNANDRIIAPATDVQLLFLKGRALAALDRRPQALEVYRSMTSSYPELAEPWNNMAALYLQAGLTDPAYEALKTALSINPRYGVALRNMGMVQLMLSQKAFADASRNGIPGAAAQAQAVGRIIEGK
- a CDS encoding peptidylprolyl isomerase, giving the protein MSQPQVKLQTNQGDIVLELNAEKAPVTTENFLKYVNNGFFDNLIFHRVIKGFMIQGGGFDVDMKQKSTEAPIKNEADNGLKNDKYTIAMARTNDPQSATAQFFINAKDNDFLNFTAPTAQGWGYAVFGKVVEGQDVVDKIEGVKTGNRGFHQDVPVEPVIIEKASVVGN